The sequence AGGTatttttgatgaaaatgaaaaaagaggtCATACACAGAGTAAAcaattacatataaataaaatagggaagcttttctctctctctatatatatatatatatatatatatatatatatatatatatatatatatatatatatatatatatatatatatatatatatatatatatatatatatatataaaaataacaaatacagtcAAAGGCAAAGTAAACAATATACTTTTTCTTTGAATAGTTTAAGTATAACtcaaagcatatactgtatattagagtAATATAAACAAGTGAATACAAATCAAAATGGTACATATGCAAGAAAAGAggagaaattacaaaaataagctTGCAGATATCCACTGAGCTTTAATGAGTTCAAATAAGTTTCCAAAGGGAAGTCGGTCCTGTATGTTGCAAGTCAAGGTATGTTGTCCAGTATTCTGTCATCTATTAATCGGTAGTATTTTTAGCCAATATGTTTCAAGTCAAAACTCATTGTCAGCATCATTACTGTTTACTGAATggtaaaaattaatatattaatgcAAGGAAAAAAGAGCAAGCTGTattgatttaataaatatttacaccAGTGTCTGAGTTGGAGGAATATGTGTTCTaacttttttaaaagatttttttttctgttattaggATATataggaaaaatgaacatttgaaaaagaataaaataattgtaataaatagaagagcaactttatAACAGTAGACCGGTCCATAATTGAGTTTATCAATATTTAGGGATTAAAAAAGGGAAGGAGTAACTAAATATATTATTGTCTAAACAGATTAAAAAGGATTGTTTGTTTGCCTAGTAGTACATATCTCCAACAGTTCATCTGTAGAGTGCCCAAGGAAACTCGAGCAATAGCAGACGTCTGCTAACTTGCGCAAGATGGATACCACCACAAAGACTTTATATACGTCAGTTCTGAAACAGTGGATTGATCTTCAGTTATGATGCTTAATTTCACAAAGAGCACtttaaaagtggaaaaatgtcAATTTAGAAGATCACATTTGTTATATTCAAAATttgaataaattttgacttgtcCATTGACCAGCTAATGTTTTTAACATATACTGATACAAGCTAATCTCACATAGCAGGCTTAAACAGTTTTTGTGGATGAGGTTAGGCAATGCACTGATACAGCGatgaaacacctcaggatcccaaattagccATGCCAAGGGTGATACCTTGGCACCACAGTTGTTCCAATGAAATGGAACAAAGTGAGCTGTTATTTTTTCAGTGGCtgtagtgccaatcctgccacaaaccccctccccacccccaccccaacTAGAGTATTCCCTTAAATTCAGAGGACCTagttgcagggctggatgcaggttaacgtcacacccaggacggagcaattacaggttaagggtcttgatCAACGGCGTAACAGAGTGGACtcccttctggcatttacaggatttgattGGTATTTACTACTTCACGTATAGTACCACTAATATAGTGCCATTTtgaattttcatccatccattatccaacccgctatatcctaactacagggtcacgagggtctgccagagccaatcccagccaacacagggcacaaggcaggaatcaaaccctgggcagggcaccagcccaccacaatttttgaattttgattttgttaattgttcttttaaagttttgttatccatttgccatcaaaaaaatgTCAGTGCGTAGGTTTTGAATGTGCACTTGTTAAGATGATGATCTTGTGAATTTTTCCTCAGACAGAAATTGAATTTGGTTCTTTCAGTTCAGTTTGCAATTGCTTTATTAAAAGCTTTTACTAAAAAACATGTCCTGTTTGccagattagataaactttattaatcccatggggtaATTccgatgcatacagcagcaggatcagaaaacaaggatacagacttacAGGATACATAATacatccaatcaatcaataagtaaataaatacaaataaacttgACACTCTTATTCTGTCACAGTATTACTGCTGCTGGACATCTTTTTAAAGTTTGAACCTCTTGCACCTCTAATAATTgataaatgtgtgtttattttgcaGGTTTATGAATAGCCGAGCAGCCAGCAACTGCAGATACCAACCTACATGTTATGAACATGCTGCAAACTGCTACACACATGCTGTAAGTTCTTCTTTTCATGTCACAGTTAAACCATATGTTTAATTTCACAGTACAggtaatttatttagttttaacaGGCTGGGTTTCCATTTCTGCTAAAGTACGAGAAGACTAAAACAGTTTGTTCATATATAGATTGAGGGAGTTGGTATGTTTTCATTTCACAGTCTGACTTTTACAACACTGTAGTGATTCAAGCAGTAGATTTCAGCagagattaaaagaactgaatgGCTTTTTAATTACACTGTTTAGTGTTTCTGTTACGCTTCACTTGGCAGTTTGGCTTTTGATGTGGTGAATAGTGATTTATATCAAataacatgttgtgcattctctCAATCCCTGTAACAACATCAGTTTATCACCAGTAACTAACACAACTTGTTTTGTAGTTCCTTATAGTCCCTGCTTTTCTTGGTACAACTCTGCTTTACCGCCTGTCTGATGACTGCTGGGAGAAGCTTACAGCCTGGGTATATGGGATGGGCCTCTGTGCCCTATTCCTGGTTTCTACAGTATTCCATATAATTTCATGGAAGAAAAGCCATATGAGGTAAGGATGCAGAAATCAGCCCacagatgtaaaaataaaaaagtgagctTCATTTTTTAGTAATGAGGAGGACATGcttagggttttctttttttgactagAATCGTTGCAAAAGGCTTAAAATCACTTTGAGTGATTCTGAATGTTTTTGTGGTAGAAGTAGTAtttattatgaataataataataatatttgtatcCTATGTTATTGAGTGCTTGGCAGGTGCCTGGTCCACAACTATATTGTGAATATTAATAGTCTTATGGCAAACACTCTGGGAATGTTTCTTCCGAGTCTTTCCAtaaattactttaatttaaaGATAAGTCCATTCTTTAACTAAGCTCAAAGGATTGATAGTGAAGTGCTTTTGCAATGTGTGCTTGTGTTTTCGATAAGTCTGATGTTTtacctttttgttaatttaaaataaatcgcAGCGTTCAACCTTACTCCTCTGCCATGTTCAACTTTATAGTCTTCTAGTTGTCACTTTTTTAAATCTTACAATACCAGTGTGTTCCctgtgtgtgtggtgtttttttttatttgtaattatttcttctttaGCATTAAAGGATAAGTAAAGCAtattttatgaattaaaaaaaataagtggcCTGGCCTTGCGTTTTATAATGAAGGTGAAGGATACCCGAGTACCATGATTaagaaaagccttaaaacgtTTAGAATACATCCAATTTTCCAACCAAAAATGTTAGATTATTGATCTGTGTCTTGAGATTACAAACACATTGCAAAGTAGCATATCCATctcattttaagaaagaaaaaaatcaaaaagcgcAAATCATTATTATGAGATTCGGCCATTTTAAAACGAAACTGAATGTGCGTCTCACTTCACCAAGTTCGTTGTCTTCTGCAGTACTGTTTCAACCCCAAGGCatcatatgtgaatttccccttgggattaataaagtatctatctagctGTCTTCACTAAAACTAGGTGGAAGTACTTGGCCCCAGAGGTGTGGATTGACTTTAAAAGTCCTCACCATGTGCTTTTATTGatattattgaatgttgctgccCAGGTGTGGATTGCTGTCTCAGTTTTGTAGACAGTAATAAGGGGGGGGGGAATTACACAAACCAGCACTGGTTTGCAGTATGGGAGGATAGCAGAGCAgctggggaaaacatgcaaactccacccaggaaCAGCTAGGACATGAATCCCATTCTTTTCCATGGCATGACAGCAGCATAACAATTGGGCCCCCTAttatcataatcataataattcaTCTACCCATTCATCTTCCTAACCTATTTTTCAGGGCTAGGTTGTGGGACAGCATGagggatacaaggcaggaacaatacccagacatgatgccagtctatcacagggctttactttttttaataccTTGCCAGCTATTGCGATTTAAAAGGGTGGTGAACGGTCCTGGAGtccaaacataaaaacaaatgtagtCAGATTTATCAAATATGTCCACTTCGAAATAGCAAAGGTATTGATTTTATGAAAACATTCCTTTCACATTTCTGAGCTGTGGgagtgacaacaaaagtaaactggatATAATACGTTTTatctttgattcttttttttattattattattattattattttctcgaAGGATATGTTTCCTGTTCTCTTGCCTGCTCACAGTAGCCATCATTGTTGGAATTTTGACATTTACCCTGGATGCACTTCTAATGCTGGCACACATGTGGAATCTTATTCCCgctacttatttattatttagcaaTTATGTTGATAGTTATGTTATTTGAAAAGATTATTGCCTCCTGCTGGTATCATGTACTTCGATatggcagcactaaccactattGTTCCATTGCAATTTGTCTCTGTAGTTTTCTTGCatgtcttattttaataaaaaaagaatatctaCTTCTGTTTGTTTAACATTGCtttgttttacatattatttaggtATATACCTAGTAGGACTGTAGTTGTAATTCTTTTTTGatcttacaaaataaagaatggatttattgtttatttcagaATGATGGAGCACTGTTTTCATATGTGTGATCGaatggttatttatttcttcattgccGCCTCATATGCACCATGGTAAGCACATATTTGCtttcttctacaactctgtgatggctagtgtgattttctgtgctaTAGTCAACCTGCCTTTGCGTCAATAGCAAAAGAAATActtgtaaacaagtgtaatgtttactgctcaaaaaaaaaaacgggtaTCGGAGAACAAATCCAGATGAACTGCTTAGGTCAGCTAcaagttttttaattataattctgAAGAGTCCTGGAAATATTAGACTGTGGACTTCACTTTTTTAGGGCAGGAATGTTTCTTAATTTAACTATTTTCTATGAACAGCATGCACTGCAATTCCTCATTTATGTTGCTatcttgtttattttcatgtgtgGAGAAAATGGGAAGTATTTGGAAttcattgtttacaaatttagttAGCAGAAAAATgttccaattttatttttcatttcagctgTTGTACTAGTTAATTACTCATTTGTCATAGCAAAAGTAAGTGCTTAAAATATGTTCATTGttaacattatatatttttccagattcattttagttttattttggatattaaagtgtttttaaacCACCCTGGTCCAAATTTAACAACCTGCAGCGCAAAGTGTCCAACTCGAGAATCTTTCTTGCTATAACCCACTGGATATATTTTAGCATCTGTGTCCTAATTCCTTTCATTTGCACATGATGTTAGGGTCTTTTTCGATGTTCACTTGATTTAAGGTGGTAACAAATCCCTTTTTCGGTCAGGTGTGCATATCTTCTGAGTGTGAGAAATGAGAAACACTTAAACGTATCAAGATTCAGATCTGCTGTGAAGCGTCTCCATACACTCtggttatactgtatgtgaaatgcCTAGATTGTATGGTACAGTGGACACTACTGAAGTACTGTGCCAGAGATTTAGAAGCAAGAAAAGTGTAGTGTATTGCATTAGAAGTTTCAGACAAGAACCATTTTTAACAGCTGTCCTATAtttgtgaaacttttttttttaaatatatataggcTAAACCTACGTGAACTTGGTCCATTGGCTGCACATATGAGATGGTTTGTCTGGATAATGGCAACTGGAGGGACTATATATGTGTTTAAATTTCATGAAAAGTAAGTTAATCTATGATTCATTgacttttcacacacacacacacacacaagcttaAAACACAACACTCTTTATCTGtgtctatttttcatttttatttgcattctgtATGTTagataactaaagaaaaaagagaagaaattgCTTTACTAAAAGACCTggttaaacatttgaatacataaaatatattatgaGACAATGTTGTCCAATTCACATCCTGCAGGGCCACAGTAACTGCATGTTTTCACTTTAGCCGCTTAATTTTTAACCTATTATGGCTGTTAATTAAAGCAAATGTCTCTTTCTCTTATTTCTCTATTTATGTTAATAGACTTTTAAAGTTTGAGTTTGACAAAATTGTTCTAAGATACAGAGAGTGGGAGTTTTTGTGTATGCTACAGTTTAATGACACCAGAGAAAGAAAAaccttttgaaagaaaaaaaaaaacacaactttttttAGGCTTTTAGGTTATACTTTTTCCCAGTCAGTTATTTTAAGTACACCAcactattcatttttcatttaagtgcATAATTCTGTAATACTgtttgttctaaaatgtttttcttattatctCTGCTTAAAAGTCATAAATTCTAAAACAAATACTCATTAAAGCCAAAACAAGCCTAAATCTCTAAACACATATTcaggttattttattttctaactaaTAGACATCTGATTAtgtaattgtattatttattattttggagaagCGATGGTAGGTAAAAAAAGTGgtctgtaattttaaattgttaatcTTGCTTACGCATTCTGCCGTGCTCTTatcattgctcccttttaaaggcACACCCCAACAGAGCGCACAGGAAGCCTGCATATCCGTTGTACAGATGTGCAAGAGCACCATGCACACTGGCTGCTGTAATTCTTTCTCTAAGCCTTTCCAAATCACACAGCTTAGCGGTGTAAATGCTTGTTTTGACGTAACCTTATGGATAAGCCAAGGGCAGTGAGGTCGGGGTGATACTCTGCCTCAAACTAGGAATGCCCTTTCCTGACTGTCTGGCTGCTGATCTCACTCGTATTTTATTGTCGACTGCTTTAAAACCTTAGCAGTTTTAATGTGCTATAGATGTGTTTGTTGCAATAGGCTCCTACATTTTACATATGCTTATTCACACCTTCTGTCACAGTAAAATTGGGCGATGGTGGAGGCTATTCAGTAATCTtaactttttttgtgatttttatttgaaatacagcTCTAAATTTCAGAGTACCTTTATTAATTTTCTGAGATTATCTGATAATACCTCTCGGATCAAACCAAATGCAGTTGCATCATATCTGCATTACAGATTAGTTCAAATTCTGCGTAAAAGCAGTAGTGTATTTTGTTACAATCCCTGGCCACAAAAGAGAAGATGTAAAAGTGATAGCTGGTTTTTATCGTTAACATCATTCTCCCTGAACGGTGTCAGTATTCTAACAAGCTTTAGCTGCATTTGGTTGCCTTATTAGGATTTTAGTTGTTAAAACTATACTGCGAATCTGGCATCAATTGCAATACAGTGCTGTTTCAGTTAAGAATAAAGTTTTGACCTTTTTGAGGCGATTACAAAATTAATAACCACATTGGAATAAATTCAGAATTGATGTGGAGTAGGGAGGTCTATCTCTTTGTATGACCAAGAATTGCCAAGACACTGCTACTTCAAAAAAGCTGTAAATTATTGTGGTTAGAATAattattgatttctttctttttttttttttttttgctaggtaTAAACTAATTGAACTTCTCTTCTATCTAACGATGGGTTTTTTCCCTGCTTTGGTTGTGACCTCAATGGTATTGTATGCATGACAGTTCTTCTTTTTACTTCTGATACCGTATTTCCATAACTGTTTAATGTCAATAGAGTACTGGGAAAAAAATACTGcatgcatttaaatgatgcttattttttatatgaatttttaaagatttttggttAATAGCCTAAACTAAAGTTTTGAATGAAGATCTGTCAATCATTCTCAGAACATTTTTAGGTTATACATTAATATTAGGAAATAACCACAATTCCAAATTTATTCTCCATTGACAGTGAAACTCTTTCAGAATATAatcatttggatttgttttacattatttggctgacgcctctATCCAgcgcaacttacaacatttatgatacaactggttacacttcttttggttttccagttggagcaccaGCAGGTCAagcgacttgctcagggtcacaacgGTGTCAGTAGCGCGGTTTGAACCCATGACCTCAGGGTCTTCAGTCCAAAACCTTTAATCTTTTTTCCATAATATTTGAGTTGTAGTTTTCTTGTGCTATTTTTGCGATGTCCAGCTCTGTTGGCCTTTAACCCCGTAATTACTCCGTCCTGGATATGacgctaatctgcatccagccctgcaaccaggtcctccaacttgcagtgGGAGCttggggggtttggtggcaggagtGACATTCCAGCCACTGCAAACAACCTCTCGGTGTTCTGTGTAGTGCAGTGTCACctattgcacggctgcactcggatccCAGTCCccgtggttcatcgtgtggtggatgCTGCATCGCTTTGTAATCAGCGCGTGCTCCCAACCAAATGGATTTGAGATTTATATGTATGTTGCAAGTCTTTGACCTGAGAATTGTGTCTCTCAAATGAAGTCATGTTTCCTTGAAACACTGTGACTTGTTTAAGATCTGTTCCTGTAGGCGTCACAGTGACCTACCATGACGTTTAATCGCATTCAGATGTCAACCCTGTTCTTGCCAAGTACCTCTCTTTCTTATCACTATATCAACCACATTTAGCAGGGTTCATtgatgcacctgtgactcgcgtagactttccgtgttcctgcaggagcatctaagaagacgcatgtttgtcgcggttgcgaatagctgtatgtagcgtgtagtttgctatggtgcacacggtcgtgcttCGTAACCGAAAGCTCGGTTtgtaaagactgcttacttcattgtgttttaacctcagttgtaaaggattgttttaaggatcccatgggatacccctcgcaaaccgttttacacgctgcatatggtgattcacctccggcgtggctccttcttgcGTGcgtcataggtgtcttacttgtcggcggcttagtgaatccacaccccttccgacgtgctttccatggttgtcttgcctttccatgggtgtcttgccttagtgaattatatatatcgaTGTACAAAAAAGGCCAAGTAAATTGTGCAAAGCTAAAATGGCTACAAATTTTTGTACCAAAATATACGTAAAGTCTTGTATATGTTAATCATTTTAGTAATGCTGTTTTAAGTATATAGCactgttaatttttcatttactgtaagtaCATAATTATGTAATACTGTTTGTTCCaacttgtttttcttattatctCCGCTTAACAGCCTCAAAGTCAACAGAAAATGATCATTAAAGGCAAAACAAAGCTAAGCCTCCCAAAAACGCTCTTCTGAAAGCGTAACGTTGCTCCACTTTCTAGTTATATTCTCAGGGCTAACGAGACGGTACATTTTGATGCACACATAAACAATGAATACAAAGGAAGttttaaatattctgtttcaCGTTTCATATCTAAGAAAATCCAAATGTAAACAGAAAAGGTAATTAGCCTGCAACAATTCAGTGGAATTGTTTATCATCTTAATGGCAAGTGCCACTAAGATACAATTATTTTTAGATGTGGTAAGCCCCACTCTGCCCTCTGCAGTCCATCTTCAGGAAGAGCTCAGCCTTTCTAATGTGTTCTTTTATGCTGCCGGAGTAACGGTGGTAAATGGGCCGTAAGGTCCACATGTCTCTAACAGTACCCCATGCAatgacattgtttttattttcagttgtttGAAATTTTTCATCAAAAAACCTTTGCCAGAGTAAATTatcaattactgttttttttttttattataagtaaTAGTAATTATTGTGATCCACATGACATATGCCTCTGCAAACTTTTGACATAATTTCAAGCTGGCTGTTTTGAAAACTGAAGCAGGATGTAGTTGTGAATGTAGCATTTGACCAGTCTGGCCTTGAGTGGTCCATCTAGCCATTCCTCCACTAGGCCCATTTCATCGAATTTGATGCTGACAAGGTGCCAGTGTTCACCTGAGCAGCTTTGAGAACAAAGCAGGGTTCAGCCCCGGAGGAGGCACAaattcatcacagggcacacattcTCTGGTGGGGACTGTCAATAAATATGCACATTCTTCATAGATTCTGCATGTCTTTTTAAGTTTTACAAAACGCAAAATATTCTCTCCTTGAACGATGTCCAGCACTCTTGTGTCAGAATTGTTTGCAGTCTTGTTCAAAATAAGAAATCCTGTGACACCCTTCTTAGATTTGTTTTAATGGAAATTGCTATATAATGACAGTCACTGTTGTTTCCATTGCCAAAATGTCCCTGGACACCACGTTTTCTTTCCAAAAGCACATTTTTTATGTGTTCCCTCTTAGATAAGGGCATATACACATTCTACAGCCGTAAATAGGAGGCTCTAAGAATGGATCCCTAATGCCAGTTACCGATTTTAACGTGCAACCCGTAAACTGCCTAGGGCCTAcagttgttttacatttttaaacagctTGCCACAAATCGCATACTAAACAGTTACTGAAAATACGTTGAGAATGATTCTGTCTTCATTAATCTGcacatttgttttattaagaTATAAGAAAGAAATACAATGCCAACCAAAAaaatgtgaaccctttggaaataactgcatatatgtatacatgtgtCATAAAATATGGTTGGATTGTCATCTCGGTTACGATAATGTACAAACCCTGTCTGCCTTAACGAATAAAGTGAAAATTATGTTCTTATACATATTGAATACACCATGAAAACCGTCGCACTGTTCATTCACAGGCTGATGACTTCTGAAAAAGTGAACCTGGAGACCAGTCAGTGCTGTGAGACTGGAGATGGCTTAGAGCTACTTTGACCAGTACAAAAGACTGAAACAATTTGAGTTTGCTCTTCACAAAAACCATCCGCTGATAAGCATGAGATCTCAGAAAAGCTAAAATCAAGAGTTGTTGATTTGCATAAAGTTGGAAAAGGTTGCACAATAATTTCAAAGAGTTAGCCGTTCATAAATTCAGTTAGACAAACTGCATCAGTGGGATGAGTTAGTATTGTGGCCCACTCTACTTAGAAGTGGGCTTCCAGCCGAGATGAATTGAAAGGCACAGAATGCTACATGAGGTTTTATAAAAGGAAAACGCAGAGTAATCGCTAAAGGCTTGCAGGAATCATTTGAAGAgtttaacatctctgttcatgtgTCTGCCATAGccaaaatattaaacagaaacGCTTTCCATGGAAGGATACCAAGGACGAAGTCGCTGCtctctaaatataaaatattacccCACATCTGAAGTTTGCCAATATCACCTTGGCACTCCACATCACTATTGggaaaaatgttttatggacTAACGAAACTAAGGTCGAATTGTTGAAGAGGAATACACAGCACTGTGTATGACCTAATAGAGGGCACCACATTccaatgtgaaaacatcatccaAATGACGACATGTGGTGGAAGGACTGTCATGATTTGGGGCTGTTTTCCTGACGCTGGACTTGGTGGGCGGCTTTCTATCATCAAGAGGAAAACAGCGTTTTCAGGTTTATTAAGTTATCAAAATAACTTGAGAGCCATTCACACCACACATCCCGACATTATGGATGAGCTGAAGCAGTTCTCTAcggaggaatggtccaaaattccTCCTGAACATTGTGCTGGTCTGATCCAAGTGCTTATTGGAGGTGATTGCTGCCAACAGAACTTCATCCAGTTATTAAAACCAAGgttacatttactttttccacagcacACTGTTTCATAAGGGCATGAAAGATGTTGcaattgttttgtgtgttgttaGCTTAAGCAAAGTGCGTTTGTTAATATCTGACTTGGACGAAGATCAAATCACACGTTATGACCAGTTAATGCAGAAAAGCAGGAAATTCCAAGGGGTTCACATACGATTTCTTTGCTCTGTAGTACAGAGGGTCAGTATTTTCACGTGTACCGAATACATGTGATAATAAACATGCGTGACTTCAAGGTCTGGTATTCCTTCTTGCTGAacctttttaaatctttttttctttttttaaagtgaacATGTTTGTCATATTCGCCCCCTATCCCTGcccacttttttatttctttctttctttctttttttatttctatgcaGAACAACACGGACGGGCTGCAGGAGCTGGCATTGGGAGGCTTTGTCTACTGTCTGGGGGTGATTTTCTTCAAAAGTGATGGCATCATTCCGTTTGCACATGCCATCTGGCACATCTTTGTTGCTATGGCTGCTGCTGTGCACTACTATGCTATTTGGAAATACCTTTACAAAAGCCCATCTAAAGACTTGATCAAAGACGTATGAGAAAGACGGGATCTGTGCAAATCTGGTCTTTTTGTGTCTCCCCCAACCCACCACCTTTACAAGATGCACTAACCCACAACACTATATTTCAGAGTGTTTTTACGtatactgtgaaaaaaaaaatgctttcataATCTTGCACATTTGAGTACAACTTTGTTAGgccaaaaaaaaactataacacACTTTTCGCCAAGTTTACAGGTGTGGCGTTTACCATTTTAATGTAGAATTTGCAGTATTGAGTTGCGTCCTTGATACGTCTCTCCTTGGCTGAACCCAttagggtctttttttttttttcttgcacaaaCCTGAAGAAGGAAAAAGTTACCCTGTTGTAACTTGTGCTCCCACGAGGAAGACATTTTTATTGTTCACTTGTGTGTCTGGAGCACAttcttcaaagcaaaaaaaaaaaaaaaaggaaataaggcTTTAATTTCAAGACGCAGTACTAAACTAAATgtaggatgaatgaatgaataaatgtgccACCATCAGTCTAGGATCTTTATCAGGTTGTGAGGAATAGACATTccaatatttatatacaaaaaaaaaaaaaaaatacactatataGTCACAAAAGTACAATACCTCAATTCACAAAAACGTTCACTCGATAGAATGTGCTATTCAGTAGAAGGCGCTCTTTCAGCTTTCATCTGTACTCATTGAAATATTTATGTCAACAGTATTGAGCCAGCAAAGTCTGTTTTTTACAATACGACTCTTCCATTTAAATCTTTTCAAACAGTATTTTCAatagagaaattatttttgtgttttttttttttttcttttctatttactGTGTACTGCTGCTTTTCCTTTCccgtttaatttctttttttgtaccaTGTATGGTTCGACATGTCTCTTGCTACTTTGTTATTCGCAAAAGCAGCATTTCAGATACATGCCGTTAT comes from Polypterus senegalus isolate Bchr_013 chromosome 17, ASM1683550v1, whole genome shotgun sequence and encodes:
- the mmd gene encoding monocyte to macrophage differentiation factor isoform X3; the protein is MLGVKKNAPRGLPPRLVPIEYPPFLRHPPSSEICLSSSEKTLLCRKIESPLKKAEALCESFLNLNSRSGETATRGCAMKRVSSFQRFMNSRAASNCRYQPTCYEHAANCYTHAFLIVPAFLGTTLLYRLSDDCWEKLTAWVYGMGLCALFLVSTVFHIISWKKSHMRMMEHCFHMCDRMVIYFFIAASYAPWLNLRELGPLAAHMRWFVWIMATGGTIYVFKFHEKYKLIELLFYLTMGFFPALVVTSMVLTTRTGCRSWHWEALSTVWG
- the mmd gene encoding monocyte to macrophage differentiation factor isoform X1; amino-acid sequence: MLGVKKNAPRGLPPRLVPIEYPPFLRHPPSSEICLSSSEKTLLCRKIESPLKKAEALCESFLNLNSRSGETATRGCAMKRVSSFQRFMNSRAASNCRYQPTCYEHAANCYTHAFLIVPAFLGTTLLYRLSDDCWEKLTAWVYGMGLCALFLVSTVFHIISWKKSHMRMMEHCFHMCDRMVIYFFIAASYAPWLNLRELGPLAAHMRWFVWIMATGGTIYVFKFHEKYKLIELLFYLTMGFFPALVVTSMNNTDGLQELALGGFVYCLGVIFFKSDGIIPFAHAIWHIFVAMAAAVHYYAIWKYLYKSPSKDLIKDV
- the mmd gene encoding monocyte to macrophage differentiation factor isoform X2 produces the protein MLGVKKNAPRGLPPRLVPIEYPPFLRHPPSSEICLSSSEKTLLCRKIESPLKKAEALCESFLNLNSRSGETATRGCAMKRVSSFQRFMNSRAASNCRYQPTCYEHAANCYTHAFLIVPAFLGTTLLYRLSDDCWEKLTAWVYGMGLCALFLVSTVFHIISWKKSHMRMMEHCFHMCDRMVIYFFIAASYAPWLNLRELGPLAAHMRWFVWIMATGGTIYVFKFHEKYKLIELLFYLTMGFFPALVVTSMNVEGEAHATLCPSWPHLCQNIPLQI